Below is a window of Haloglycomyces albus DSM 45210 DNA.
CCTTGGACCAGGAACGCCCGTCCTTCGCACACTTCGGCGAAGAGATTTCGTAGCCGCTTGACCTCGTAGGGAGCCACGATCGGAGGCACACCCTCCAGGACGCCGGAGACGGCCTCGACCTCGCTGTAATCCTTCCAGGGAGGCATCTGTTTGCGAGGCAGCCCGCGCCAATAGTCCAGCCCAAATCGCTCGGCGTCTTCGCCGTTGGGAGTGACAGGGACCAGACCGGGATTGCGCAATTGATGCCATTGACGTACCATTTTACACTCTCTGCCTATATATTCCAAATTGGGAAACAGCGCCTACCTACAACACGGCACACATGATTCCACCTTAGGCAACCGTACCCCCGCACCAACGACGACACCAGTAGTGATTCCCACACACCGGGCACAGTGGTAACGATCTCATAACAGTTTCAACGTATGCCACGTGACAGCGTCACTTAGACGGGTATAAGCGTCTCTGTCCGCAAGTCGCCTCAGCACCTTCCGGACTGGGCGGATGTGACCCACGATCCGAATTAGTAGCGACGGAACCTCCCCCATCCTCTTCACTGCCGCTCTTAATTCCCTGTGCGCACGTCGAAATTCAGGCCAATAATTCTGGTAGTTGGCAATGCGCCCCAACTAGGTATTGTGTTCGAACACTCGTCAAGTAACAGTGTTCGAATCCCATCCTTCAGAGACGTCCACGTCTGAGCCGTCCTTAGGGTCACCTTCTTCGAAATGAAGACCCCAAACCAATAGCATCCTGTCGTCATCTGCGAGCCATACACCTGTTATCGCTGGGGGTGAACCATCAGCTAGGAGTTTAGGCGGGGTAAGACCCAGCTCATTCACTCCATACTCGCCTAGTTCTTTCGATCCCCACCAATCCGCATTCTTTTCGTGTAGATCGGCAAGTTGCTCTTCAGAGGCTTCAACTGGGTAGTAGTTTGTGCCACCGATTTTCATTTCAAAGCTTCTCCTGTCCCCTCAATCACCAGTTCCTCTGGCGATCCACCACCTTCACGAGTTACCCATATCTTGAGCTTACTTTTCCTCGGTAGAACTTTCGGAAGGTTGACGTCGCAGCGGTAAGGATCTCTGCTAACACTGCCACATGGAGGCAGGTTCAAGTAAAGGACCGCCCGCTTAACGTTTCGCTGCCGCATGTAGGCAGCTACATGACCTTCAACGTGATACGTCGTTGTTACTTCCGGCTGTCTCCAGAAGTCTTTCAGGTCAGCGTCGTTAGCTGCTGGCCCCTTTCGACCAGCATTCAACACTCCAGTGATTTGGACCCCATCAGGAGAATATAGAACCCCTCGCGCTGAAATGTCCCCATCCTTGTTCCTCGGCCACCCAACACGCTGGATTCGTTCAATACACTCCCTGTGCGGCTTATTCGGGTGGAAGCCAGGAACCCTGTGATTCTTAGGCCACTTCGGCCCAGGTGTCGAATCCTCTTTTGATGATGTGCCCGCCCCACCGTTGTTTAAGGCTTGAGCGCCCTCTACCAATCCCCCTGCATCTTCCACATCCCTCTTCACCGCCGCCACAGTTGAAATGGCTTGGGCTAGCAATTCGCTTACTTGGTGAACCTGCTGTGCGTCGCTCGACCCAAGCGCGTCGAGCTGATTCGCAATTTCGTCGGCTTCCTGCCGCGTGCTTTCCAACTGAGCTACTAGCTCATCAGCGGCGTGACCACCTTGGTTGATTTGTCCTGACAGGTCAGCAAGCGAACCCATACGTCTCTCCTACTGGTCGGGGGATGATCCGCCCAGAGACTAATTGAGCGCCATCACAATGGTCAAGAGCACAGTCTGGATGCCTACCTATTTCGAAAGCACTAATACTGAAAAGAGGCCGAAGCGTTTCGCTCCGACCTCGTAATGATGAGTCGTCGCCGTCTTACCGGCCAAGGATTGCCGCCCAGTCGGCAGCTGATGCCGACAACACTGGGCTCTCGTTGAGCTTCGAATCCTTTACCTCAACTTCTGCCGGACCTTCACCAAGGCGCACTTCGACGCAATTGCTGTTTCCCGCGCTGCGACTTGACTTCCTCCACTTTCTATTTAGCATTCAGGTACTCCTCCAACGGTTTAGCTAGTCTGGATACTCGATTAAACATGTCAAGTTTGTCCGCAACCTCGTCCGGGTGTTCTTTATACGTTGACCCATCTGGCTCGGAGTATACGAACGGTGGTGCCGTGTCCTCTTCCGCAGGAAGAAAGATCTCATAGCCCATAAACATGTACGGGTGGGGTATGGGAACAACTCTAATATCCCACCCCCGTGACTGCGCTTCTTTGAGTCGTGACAACTGTAGATCACGACACGCCATGCGGCTCAAAGAAATCATGGCAGCTTCGCCAAGCACGGCTACAACCTGAATATTGTTGCCCCGGCGCACAATCTCCTTATATCGGCTGGCTTTCATCTGCCACGCATCTTGATACGTGGCATCGTCATAACGTTCGTCCTGCATCTCCGGACTGAAGTGGTACTCCTCTAGCTGAAGGAACCCAACAACAAATTGTGGATCATATGTCAGGACTGACTGATAGCTAGACGCTGCCCGAAGCAAGGGGCGAATCTCAAATTTACTCGTTGACAAGTCTCCATCATCACGATGGTTATAAAGCATCCGTACATAGTGCCGTGTACTATCAGGAGCTCTATATGTATCAAAGATAGTAGTCAACGAGTGCTGGTGCGGTTGGTTCTCCCCCGTCTCCCATTTCCGAACAGTTTCACCGCTACTGACACCAATATCACGCGCCGCTTCAGCACGGGATAGCCGAGCAACATTGCGCATTTCCTCGAACTCCCAGGCCAACAAGGACCTTACTAGTCTAGAGTCAGCCAATGGCATCACCACCTATTGAATTGGCTCGTTTTAATTGTGGTAGGTCTAGCTTACGATATCGTGCGGTGCAATCAAGGCGGGAACCCGACACTATTGTCCCCCCAGCTCAAAGTCCTTACATTCGATTCATGGCGCAAGGCAAGCACGGTCTGTTAGGAGGAAACCTGCGCCACAGCTGATAGCTCAAATATGAATCGAATGTAAGGAACTGCGGATGAAAACCCAGGCGCTCAAGGCGCTCAGACGACGACTACGTATTGGCTCGACCAACCAAAAGCGACTGTCTAATGATGAACCGATAGTTCTTGGCGACTTTCGTATCGTTAATGACAAATATGAGGTTCAGCTTTCTCGGCAGCCTGACACTGTGCTGGTGGATCGCGTTCATGATCTCGGCACATCGTCGTGCGAACTGATGATTTCACGACCATTCTCCGACACGCCGGAGGAAACATGGAGCTGGGAAACTACTTCCCAATCGTATACACGTTCGGTGATCCGGCGCGAAACGCGGGTACTCGTCAACCGGTATCGGGCCACTCAGCGTTAAGGGGGTGTATGAGCGACATGATCAGACAACGGCTAGACACGAACGGCATCAACGAGGAATCAAACCATGTCTCCTATAGAAACGATGGGTCCTCACGGCATCGGGTCCCCATCGGCAATTGGTTCGCACAACTCAACGGCGATACCGTCCATGTTTACGATACAGCGACCAATGACCCGGTCGTCTCTATTGCCCGAGCACCCGACGGCCCCGTGGAATGGCACGGCGCATCCAAGGTGCTGGGAGCCGGGCTCAGGCGTCACGTTCTAGACAACGTCCAGGACGTCACTCCGGATCAGTGGTGGAGGTAAAGAGCTGAGATGTCTTACAAAAACATCCTGGTCACAGGCGGGGCGGGGTACATCGGGTCACATCTAATCTACACCTTGGCCCACCGTTTCCCTGGTGCGAGCATCACGAGTCTCGACAACTACTTCCTCGGCCGATCAACTCGGCATGTCCCGTCTCCCAATGTCCATTACCTACGGGGCCATACTAAGAACCTTTCCAAAATCTGGGGAGTTCTCCAAGCGTCGTCCCCCGATATTATCTTCCACTTGGGCGAGTACAGCCGTATTCCAACCGCGTTCGATGACGAGCACCTGATCTGGGATTACAACACCATTGGCACCCATGAAATTCTGCAATTCGCTAGGAAACATGGATCAAAGCTCATGTATTCCGGTTCATCGTCCATTTTTGGCAACCAGGGTGACGACCGCCGGCTCAATCCATATTCTGCGTCCAAAGCAGCCAACTGCGAGTTGATTCGAAACTGGGGCGATTGGTACGGCCTAGAATACGTTATCTGCTACTTCCACAACGTCTACGGGCCACGATTGCTGAGCACCGGTCGGTATGCAGGCGTGATCGGTCGTTTTATGGAACAGTATCGTCGGGGGTTGCCGTTGACCGTCGTTGCGCCGGGCACGCAGACCAGGGATTTCACACACATTGATGACACTATCGCCGGGATCGTCGACTGCGCCACGCATGGATCTGGAGACGACTATCTCATCGGGACAGGAAAAGAACACTCGATGCACGATGTAGCCCAAATGTTCGAAGCTCCGTACGGGCTCATCCCACCCCAACGGGGAGAAAGAGCCCATGGCCGCGCCGACAACCGCAAAGTCCGCAGTCTCGGCTGGAAACCCCGACACGACCTCCCATCATTCATTCACCACTTTACGACTACCGTGCGCAAAACACGACAGATACGAAAGGACCTCGCATGACGACAGACTATACAAACTATCCACATCCGTTGCACAGTGTGGCGACTGTAGGGATCGTATGGCACAACAACCAAGTATTGCTCATCCGCCGTGCCGACAACGATCTATGGGAGCCTCCGGCCGGCATCTTGGAGTTTGAAGACGACCCCGAAACCGGTGTCGCCCGTGAGGTGAAGGAGGAAACCGGCATCGACGTCAAACCGGTAGCGCTCGCCGGAGTTCACAAGGAATTCTATGGGCATCCGATGATGCCGGTAACCCTGATTTTCAAATGTGGCTATATCGCAGGTAAACCCACGACCTCGCCAGAGTCAAGCGAGGTCCGTTGGGTTCCGCTGGACGAGGCAAAATCTCTGGTGAGAGAGGCGCATATGGCACGTATCTATGATGCGGTGGATTACCCGTCTGACGGACCTGCGCCGCATCTGCGTGCTCATGATGGGAACAAGCTCCTGCCGAAGTGTTGACAGATGAGAAGTTTTCTAATTGAGCGTCGTTTGTTCAATTAGGAATCGGTGGGAGGGTTGGAGCCGTCCCACCATAGCCCGCCTAGCCCAGTTCCTTCCCACGGGCATTGCAGTCACAGGGCGGGCACGGGGTGGCCCGGTCACGCGCGTTCTCCCGGGCCACCTCACCTGCAATACCAAAATAGCAGCTTAAGGCAATAATGGAATGGGCCTGTCTCATGAACTCTGCACGTTATAAACGACAATACTGTCAGACATGCTCACAGTACTTCCAACTCTACATCGACTGGTGCAAATACGACTGCATTCCAGAGCAACACCCCGAGCATTGGCAACAAGCCAAACCGCGATTCAACCGTGACGACATTGACAAACGCCGGTTACAGGTGCCCACCACGATCACCCGTCCCTGACGTCCCCAGGGCCGATTTGGTTATCAGGGATGGGCGGTGGCTCGGTCAGGCCAACTGATCGGGCCATTATAGACGCCGGCCGATCGTGGCACTCGGCTGGTGCCCGCCGTTTCGGCGGGCGGCGGCCCTAGGACCGACACCCTAGGGCCGCTACTTTCTACACCTCAGATTCTAAGTTGGACGCAGACCACCAGCAGCATGAACTGCCATAGCAACCGGTTCCCGACCATAGTGGTGGCGCACCCGCACATCCCGCCCCGGTCGAGCCGGATCGTCAGATCGGTGGCGGAACCATATCAACCAATTGTGAGCCATCTGGACTATCATGTCGTCCGCTCCTCTGCGTCGCTACGAATATCGATGAAACCCAACACCCGGTAGTACGCCTCATACGATCCAAGACGTTCGCTACGTCGCCGCTGATCGCGATCGCTGTCGCTTGCCATGTGTTCGGCTTCCGTGTCCAGGCGTTTAATTTCCGCATCAATCAGCCGTCTCAGTATCGTATTTGGATCAACCATCAACGCCACCTCCGAGACTTCAGTACCGCCAACATGCCCACTACGTCCTGCGCTATGCCACTCGCGTCGCTGTTATTCCCCAGCTCGAAATCGTGGTCAATCTCCGCTAGCTCCGTTTCGGAGTCATGGCTATTGGCCGGCCCAACGCCCTCTCGCGTGACCCGGACGATAAAGCCACCGCGCTGGCGGATCGCGTCAGCCTCATTGAGGTACCGCACATCCGAAATCACGGTGTCGGCGGATGGGTTCCAGTCGCGAACCAGCGCATCGATCCACACTGTTGCGCCGAGGTGTCGCCGGCAGGCATGGCCGAGGCGTTGGAGGTACCTGCGGTACTCGGGGTAGCGTTTGACGTGCTCTTCTCCATCCGAGAGCAGTTCGTCCAGGTTGTGGTAGCCAATAGTCGGGTTCATTTCCCGCAGGATCTGTTTGAGTTTGGAGGCAAACGCCCGGTGTTCATAGCCGTAGTCGCGCACGAGTATGTCGGCTACAGTGGTTTTTCCGGTGCGGGCATAGCCGGTCAGTCCAATCAGCATTAGGTGACCTCCTTAGTTTCCAATTCAGTCTGATGCAGTTCCATCCAGGCTCGGATCATGTCGGCCGAGGCGAGGTGTTGGCCGTTGGGTTGCACGAGCACTGGTGTGCCAAGGACGCCGTGGGATTGCGCGGTGAAGGGTTCATCGTTCTGGTCGATCACAGTGACTCTGTCGCCGAGGAATTCGGTGACGAGAGGAACGACGGCGCGGCTGCGGGCGGTCCGGTCGACGAACAGGAGGTACTTTGTCATGCTATTTCCACCATCTCTTCCATCTCGTGGGCATAGTCGGAGAATTTCTCGTCGGCGGGGTAGATCGAGCCCCAGGACTGTTCGCCTATCTCAGCGTCGGTGGCGATAGGAACGGATTCGAACACGTCTGCCATGACTTCTGCAATGTGGGCCGCGGCCTTCACAGCCGCCGCCTCGGGCACCGAAGCGAGGACTTCGTCATGCACCGGTAGGCGCAGATAAGGCGTGTAGCCGACGCGGTCCAGCCGAATGAGCGACTGGGTGAACAGGTCGCGGGCGGTCGACTGGATCATGAAGTTCACCGCC
It encodes the following:
- a CDS encoding DUF397 domain-containing protein, whose amino-acid sequence is MLNRKWRKSSRSAGNSNCVEVRLGEGPAEVEVKDSKLNESPVLSASAADWAAILGR
- a CDS encoding NAD-dependent epimerase/dehydratase family protein, which encodes MSYKNILVTGGAGYIGSHLIYTLAHRFPGASITSLDNYFLGRSTRHVPSPNVHYLRGHTKNLSKIWGVLQASSPDIIFHLGEYSRIPTAFDDEHLIWDYNTIGTHEILQFARKHGSKLMYSGSSSIFGNQGDDRRLNPYSASKAANCELIRNWGDWYGLEYVICYFHNVYGPRLLSTGRYAGVIGRFMEQYRRGLPLTVVAPGTQTRDFTHIDDTIAGIVDCATHGSGDDYLIGTGKEHSMHDVAQMFEAPYGLIPPQRGERAHGRADNRKVRSLGWKPRHDLPSFIHHFTTTVRKTRQIRKDLA
- a CDS encoding Scr1 family TA system antitoxin-like transcriptional regulator — translated: MLYNHRDDGDLSTSKFEIRPLLRAASSYQSVLTYDPQFVVGFLQLEEYHFSPEMQDERYDDATYQDAWQMKASRYKEIVRRGNNIQVVAVLGEAAMISLSRMACRDLQLSRLKEAQSRGWDIRVVPIPHPYMFMGYEIFLPAEEDTAPPFVYSEPDGSTYKEHPDEVADKLDMFNRVSRLAKPLEEYLNAK
- a CDS encoding NUDIX hydrolase, with the protein product MTTDYTNYPHPLHSVATVGIVWHNNQVLLIRRADNDLWEPPAGILEFEDDPETGVAREVKEETGIDVKPVALAGVHKEFYGHPMMPVTLIFKCGYIAGKPTTSPESSEVRWVPLDEAKSLVREAHMARIYDAVDYPSDGPAPHLRAHDGNKLLPKC
- a CDS encoding DddA-like double-stranded DNA deaminase toxin, which encodes MGSLADLSGQINQGGHAADELVAQLESTRQEADEIANQLDALGSSDAQQVHQVSELLAQAISTVAAVKRDVEDAGGLVEGAQALNNGGAGTSSKEDSTPGPKWPKNHRVPGFHPNKPHRECIERIQRVGWPRNKDGDISARGVLYSPDGVQITGVLNAGRKGPAANDADLKDFWRQPEVTTTYHVEGHVAAYMRQRNVKRAVLYLNLPPCGSVSRDPYRCDVNLPKVLPRKSKLKIWVTREGGGSPEELVIEGTGEALK